Within Pseudomonas alloputida, the genomic segment TGCACTTCACACGGGCCGCAGAGCGCCTGCATATCGAACAGCCACCCTTGTCCCGCGCCATCAAAGAGCTTGAGGATGATCTGGGTGTGGTGCTCTTCGAGCGCAACCGCCGAGGCACGGTACTGACCGAGGCGGGAGCAACGTTCCTGCAAGATGTGCGCAGAGTGTTCGCCGTCCTCAAACAGGCTCAGGAGAACGTACAGGCGGTCGCTGCGGGCCTGAGCGGAAGCCTTCGCATTGCCGTATCCGACGGTGCAATCGATCCCAGGCTGTCGGCCCTCCTGGCCCGCTGCCGCGAGGAAGAGCCGGAGATCGAGATTCGCCTGTCCGAAGTGCCGTTGGCCGATCAGTTGCGTGGTTTGCGCTCAGGTGACTTCTCGATCGGGTTTGCGCACACGGCGGAAGTCGGCGACGACATCGTTACCGAGCCACTCTGGCACGATCCGCTGGTGGTAGCCGTGCCCGCCCGGCATCCTTTACTTTCACACAAGGCTGTTCCGCTGCATCAGCTTGCGATCTACCCACTGGTCTTATGTGACCCGCAGGCATGCGAAGGCTACCATCGTGAACTGGCGCGGCTGCTGCGGCCTTTGGAGCGTCCACCCGACGTCGCCGAGCACGTGTCGTCATTGGACATGATGCTCACCCTGGTCGGTGCCGGCTACGGGGTAGGCTTCATCACCGAAACCAGGATCGCGGCGAGCCTGCGCCCCGACGTGGTGATCCGCCCTCTGGCCATGGATTCCGCAGTCATCACGACCTACTTGCTACGGCCCGCCGGCGAGGACTCGCCGGTGTCGGTGGAACGATTCATCGCGCGCCTGCGCGCGCACTCGGACGATTGATCCGCAGCGGCCAGGACTGGCTGCCTGAAGCCTGCCAGTGCGGTATCCGGAGGAGAAGTCTCGTCAATAATGTTCACTGGTGGTAAAATTCCAGGGTACTTACGCTCGTCGCAACCCGTGAGAAAGCAAGCGCCATGAATGT encodes:
- a CDS encoding LysR family transcriptional regulator → MELRHLRCFVALAEELHFTRAAERLHIEQPPLSRAIKELEDDLGVVLFERNRRGTVLTEAGATFLQDVRRVFAVLKQAQENVQAVAAGLSGSLRIAVSDGAIDPRLSALLARCREEEPEIEIRLSEVPLADQLRGLRSGDFSIGFAHTAEVGDDIVTEPLWHDPLVVAVPARHPLLSHKAVPLHQLAIYPLVLCDPQACEGYHRELARLLRPLERPPDVAEHVSSLDMMLTLVGAGYGVGFITETRIAASLRPDVVIRPLAMDSAVITTYLLRPAGEDSPVSVERFIARLRAHSDD